In Arachis hypogaea cultivar Tifrunner chromosome 17, arahy.Tifrunner.gnm2.J5K5, whole genome shotgun sequence, a single window of DNA contains:
- the LOC112763341 gene encoding uncharacterized protein, translating to MELMQLKQGSLSVADYTSKFEELCRFSRVCQCAPETYESWKCIKYQRGLKDNSMTAMAPMEIRTFSDLVKKARVVEEYAKTVASSKETHRGSSSRGHDKYFHPRGQIFKRGGYAPQGQGGFRKNTQDQFQRGKGRENQSGCFNCGLPGHIARDCTRGRNPNAGQSQHQGRVFAVNAMDASKADLLMRGICLISDKILIALYDTGASHSFILFAKVEELGLKVSELAFDLHVHTPHQTVMTRSGCRQVGFKFEGRDFMHDLIYLPMVGLEMILGFDLLSKNRVLLDCFERLIQFMPKGENGAVIADGYYLNSVMVHCSGEECQGYILLTANVLGDAQNIDQIPVVRDFLEVFPEDIPEFSPQREIEFGLNWCLELD from the exons atggaacttatgcagctgaagcaaggttccttGTCAGTGGCAGACTACACAAGCAAGTTTGAGGAGCTTtgtaggttttctagggtatgtCAATGTGCCCCGGAGACCTACGAGAGTTGGAAGTGTATCAAGTACCAAAGAGGCTTGAAGGACAACAGTATGACTGCTATGGCTCCTATGGAGATTCGTACCTTCTCCGACTTGGTGAAGAAGGCTAGAGTGGTGGAAGAGTATGCCAAGACGGTAGCTTCATCCAAGGAGACTCACAGAGGGAGTTCTAGTCGGGGACATGACAAGTATTTCCATCCGAGGGGTCAAATTTTCAAGAGAGGAGGATATGCGCCTCAAGGTCAAGGAGGCTTCAGAAAGAATACTCAGGATCAGTTTCAGCGTGGCAAAGGGAGAGAAAATCAGA GTGGTTGCTTCAACTGTGGGTTGCCTGGCCACATTGCGAGGGATTGCACCCGTGGAAGGAACCCGAACGCGGGCCAGAGTCAGCATCAGGGACGAGTTTTTGCTGTGAACGCCATGGATGCTTCTAAGGCAGATCTGTTGATGAGAGGTATATGTCTAATTAGTGATAAAATCTTAATTGCATTATATGATACTGGAGCATCGCATTCGTTTATTTTGTTTGCTAAAGTTGAGGAACTAGGCTTGAAAGTGTCAGAGTTAGCATTTGATTTGCATGTACATACTCCGCATCAGACAGTTATGACTAGGTCAGGGTGTAGGCAAGTAGGTTTCAAGTTTGAGGGTAGAGACTTCATGCATGATTTGATCTATTTACCAATGGTTGGGTTGGAGATGATATTGGGGTTTGATTTGCTGTCGAAGAACCGAGTTTTGTTGGATTGTTTTGAACGGTTGATTCAGTTTATGCCGAAAGGAGAAAATGGAGCAGTGATAGCTGACGGGTATTACTTGAACTCTGTAATGGTGCACTGTAGTGGGGAGGAGTGTCAAGGTTATATCTTGTTGACTGCTAATGTGTTAGGTGATGCCCAGAACATAGATCAGATTCCGGTGGTTAGAGACTTTTTGGAGGTATTCCCGGAAGATATCCCTGAGTTTTCACCTCAAAGGGAGATTGAATTtggattgaattggtgcctggagCTGGACTAG